The following coding sequences are from one Dermacentor andersoni chromosome 5, qqDerAnde1_hic_scaffold, whole genome shotgun sequence window:
- the LOC126531568 gene encoding venom allergen 3-like gives MELCGLRHAPSWLLVFSLTVTGVLPQLFPIQTCAYNDPRHSICRYRPLACPGKQLLRSGGVTKAQQVHIVDLHNQLRAWVAGGYQSGLPAAANMRALSWDDELATVAQRWADQCTDGHDKERSVSRFHVGQNVALVWTYDFEDDLQDEPDWDSQVYAWYNEATEFHFKSASISPFRFSKKLGHFTQLVWADTYKVGCGYAYYRQSVRGLTKIYVCNYGPGGNIIGGSMYEQSPVATCRPGLVPAVNTYSGLCDKDPYYVGDDENEDLEGTFGSSATHLVSSGPFQTSYQTFLLNHPAVPSIAGTVPSSTNYFLLGRIRRTSPGKQKRNSTSTFA, from the exons ATGGAGCTGTGCGGACTGCGCCACGCACCCAGCTGGCTGCTGGTGTTCTCCCTGACGGTGACCGGAGTGCTGCCGCAGTTGTTTCCGATTCAGACCTGCGCTTATAATGACCCCCGTCACAGCATATGTCGCTACAGACCCCTGGCGTGCCCCGGCAAGCAGTTGCTAC GTTCGGGAGGAGTGACCAAGGCCCAGCAGGTACACATCGTGGATCTGCACAACCAGCTAAGGGCCTGGGTTGCGGGTGGATACCAGAGCGGCCTTCCCGCTGCTGCTAACATGAGAGCGCTG AGTTGGGACGATGAACTGGCGACTGTCGCTCAGCGCTGGGCCGACCAGTGCACAGACGGCCACGACAAAGAAAGGAGCGTCA GCCGCTTCCACGTGGGCCAGAACGTGGCGCTAGTCTGGACGTACGACTTCGAGGACGACCTGCAAGACGAGCCGGACTGGGACTCGCAGGTTTACGCCTGGTACAACGAGGCCACAGAGTTCCACTTTAAGTCGGCTTCCATCAGCCCCTTCAGGTTCAGCAAGAAGCTCGGACACTTTACGCAG CTCGTCTGGGCCGACACATACAAGGTTGGTTGCGGCTACGCCTACTATCGCCAGAGTGTCCGGGGCCTGACCAAGATCTACGTGTGCAACTACGGACCAGG cGGTAACATCATCGGCGGTTCCATGTACGAGCAGTCGCCTGTCGCCACGTGCAGACCAGGCCTGGTGCCGGCAGTCAACACCTACAGCGGGCTCTGCG ACAAGGACCCATACTATGTCGGCGACGACGAAAACGAGGACCTCGAGGGCACGTTCGGGAGCAGCGCGACCCACCTGGTGTCCAGCGGCCCCTTCCAGACGTCGTACCAGACGTTCCTGCTGAACCACCCCGCTGTGCCCTCCATCGCCGGCACGGTGCCGTCGTCCACTAACTATTTCCTGCTGGGCCGCATCCGCAGGACTTCGCCGGGAAAGCAGAAACGGAACTCCACAAGCACTTTCGCTTAA